A region of the Sphingobium yanoikuyae genome:
CTCGGGTTGCTGCTGGGGTCGGCCGATGTCGAACATGCCGAATATGGCGATGGCTATCTGGTGGCGCAGATGCCCGAGGCGTCGATGCGCGTCATGGCCTCGCGCTTGGGTGAAGCGATGCCGGTCGGCAATGAAGGGGCGGGCACGGTGATCGCAGCAGGCGAAGCGCCGGAAGCGCAGGCGCTGCTCGGCAGGCGCGTCACCTGCGTGCCGGGCGGCATGTATGCCCAATATCGGCTGGTCGATGCACGTGCCTGCATGGTCTTGCCGGATGGCGCCACGGCGGAGCAGGGGGCATCGGCCTTCGTCAATCCGATGACGGCGCTCGGCTTCGTCGAAACCATGCGGGCGGAGGGGCACAAGGCGCTGGTCCATACCGCGGCGGCCTCCAACCTTGGCCAGATGCTCGTCAAAATCTGCCAGGCGGACGACATCCCGCTGGTCAATATCGTCCGCAGCCCGGCGCAGGTCGCCCTGCTGCGCGATTTGGGGGCGCGCCATGTGCTCGACAGCACGGCCGATGATTTTGCCGAACTGTTGGTCGCTGCGCTGACCGAAACGGGGGCGACCATCGCCTTCGATGCGATTGGCGGCGGATCGCTGGTCAGCCGGATATTGGGCGCGATGGAGCAGGTGGCGAGTGCGGGCGCTGTCTATAGCCGCTATGGCTCCGCCACCATGAAGCAGGCCTATATCTACGGCGCGCTCGACCTGTCGCCGACCTTGCTGACGCGCAGTTTCGGCTTCAGCTGGCGGGTCGGCGGCTGGCTGCTGACGCCCTTCCTGGCGCAGGCGGGGGCGGAAACGGTGGAGCGGATGCGCGCCCGCGTCCGCGACAATCTCACCGGCCTCTTCGCCAGCCACTATAAGGCGCGCCTGTCGCTCAGGGATGCGCTGACGCGCGACGCGGTGCTGGCCTATAATGCCCGCCGCACCGGCGAGAAATATCTGATCGTGCCGAACCCGGCCTGAGCCCTTATATGAACCCATCAAGGAGTGACCTGCGCCAATGACCATTCGGGATGCCAGCCCGGCCGATGCGCCGGCCATCGCGGCCATCTATAATGACGCGGTCGTCAACACGACGGCGATCTGGAACGAGCATCAGGTCGACGCCGCCAATCGCCGCGCCTGGCTGACGGAGCGGCAGGGGCAGGGCTATCCGGTGCTGGTCGCGGTCGATGCGCTGGGCGATGTGGTTGGCTATGCCGCCTTTGGCGACTGGCGCGCCTGGGATGGCTATCGCAACACGGTCGAACATTCGGTCTATGTCCGCGCCGATCAGCGTGGGGCGGGAATCGGCAAGACGCTGATGCTCGCCCTGATCGATCGCGCCCGCACGATCGGCAAACATGTCATGGTCGCGGGCATAGAGGCCGGCAATATCGGGTCGATCCGGTTGCACGAGCAACTGGGCTTCACCCAGGTCGGCCTGCTGCCGCAGGTCGGCATGAAATTCGGCCGATGGCTCGACCTGGCCTTCCTGCAACTGACACTGGATGCGCGCGCCACGCCTGACACGTCGTTGATCGACTAAGCCGCGCTCAAATGCGTATCGGGCGGAGTCTATCGCCAGACCCCGCCCGATACGCATGTTCTTCGATGTCGCCCCGCCGCTTATTTCGGCGAGAGCACCATCAGCATCTGGCGGCCTTCCATGCGCGGATAGGCTTCGACCTTGGCGATCTCGGCGACATTTTCCGCCACGCGCTGCAGTAGGTTCATGCCCAGCTGCTGGTGGCTGAGTTCGCGGCCACGGAAGCGCAGGGTGATCTTCACCTTGTCGCCATCGCCGATGAAATCATGGACCTTCTTCATCTTCGTATCATAATCATGATCGTCGATGTTCGGACGCATCTTGATCTCTTTGAGTTCCTGCGTCTTCTGGGTCTTGCGGGCGATGTTCGCCTTCTTCTGGGCCTCGTACTTGAACTTGCCGATGTCCAGGAACTTGCAGACTGGCGGATCGGCGTTGGGCGACACTTCGACCAGGTCCAGGCCAACGTCGGCGGCCTGTTCGATCGCCTCCTGCGTAAACATCACGCCCAGATTTTCGCCTTCGTCATCGATCACGCGCACCTTGGGCACGGTGATGAATTCGTTATACCGGGGGCCGGACTTCGGCGGCGGCGCCAGTGGGCGGCGCATCATCGGGGGACGTATAGCAGCTTCTCCTGAGTCTATTAAAACCGAGTGGCTCTTAGCGGCTTTTCTACAAAACCGAAAGGGGTGCGTGCCTCCGTCGTAACGGAATCACGCACCCTGTGGCATTGCTGCCTCAATCCATATCGGGTGCGCGACCTTCTTTTTCAAGGCGCGCAATCACTTCGCTCAGCGAAAGCATGGTCTGGCCATCCTTGCCCAGTTCGCGCAGCGCGACCGTGCCTTCTTCCGCCTCGCGGCGGCCGACGACCAGCAGGTTGGGCACCTTGCCCAGCGAATGTTCGCGCACCTTGTAGTTGATCTTCTCGTTGCGCACATCGGCTTCGGCGCGAATGCCGGCGGCACGCAGCTTCTCGACCACGTCCAGCGCATACGTATCCGCATCCGACACGATCGTCGCGACCACCGCCTGCACGGGGGCCAGCCACAGCGGGAACTTGCCGGCATAATGTTCGATCAGGATGCCGATGAAGCGCTCATAGCTGCCGAAGATCGCGCGGTGCAGCATCACCGGCCGGTGACGCTCGCCATCCTCGGCGATGTAGCTGGCGTCGAGCCGCTCGGGCAGCACGCGGTCCGACTGGATCGTGCCGACCTGCCAGGTGCGGCCGATCGCGTCAGTGAGGTGCCATTCCAGCTTGGGCGCATAGAAGGCGCCTTCGCCGGGCAGTTCTTCCCAGCCATATTCGGGCGTGTTGAGGCCGGCGGCGGCGACCGCGTTGCGCAGTTCCTCTTCCGCCTTGTCCCACATTTCCTCGGTGCCGAAGCGCTTTTCCGGGCGCAGCGCCAGCTTGATCGAGTAGGTGAAGCCGAAATCCCGGTAGATCCGGTCCGCCAGCGCACAGAAGGCGCGCACTTCCTCGACGATCTGGTCTTCGCGGCAGAAGATATGGGCGTCATCCTGGGTGAACTGGCGCACGCGCATCAGGCCGTGCAGCGCGCCATGCGGCTCGTTGCGGTGGCAGCAGCCATTTTCGTAGAAGCGTAAGGGCAGGTCGCGATAGCTCTTGATGCCCTGCTTGAAGATCAGGATGTGCGCCGGGCAGTTCATCGGCTTCAGCGCCATCCAGTCGACATCGTCCGACACCAGCGGGCCTTCGTCCGCCACATTCGGCACTTCGTCGGGGATGACGAACATATTCTCGCGATATTTGCCCCAATGGCCCGACTGCTCCCACTGGCGCGCGTCCATCACCTGCGGGGTCTTCACCTCGCGATAGCCGGCATCGTCGATCGCGCGGCGCATATAGGCTTCCAGCTCGCGCCAGATCAGATAGCCCTTGGGGTGCCAGAAGACGCTGCCATGTGCTTCCTGCTGCAGGTGGAACAGGTCCATCTCCGCGCCCAGCTTGCGATGGTCGCGCTTGCCCGCTTCCTCCAGCCGCGTCAGATGCTCGTTGAGCTGCTTCTTGTTGAGCCAGCCGGTGCCATAGATGCGGCTCAGCATCGCATTCTTCTGGTCGCCGCGCCAATAGGCGCCCGACACGCGGGTCAGCTTGAAGGCGGCCGGATCCAGCTTGCCGGTCGAGGCAAGGTGCGGGCCGCGGCACATGTCGTACCAGCCGTCGCCACTATGATAGACGGTCAGTTCCTCGCCCTGCGGCAGTTCGGCGGCCCATTGCGCCTTGAACGTCTCGCCGGCGGCTTCCCACTGAGCGATCAGCGTGTCGCGGGCGATCACTTCGCGGCGCAGCGGCTTGTTGGCGGCGATGATCTTGCGCATCTCCGCCTCGATCGCGGGCAGGTCTTCCTCGGTGAAAGGGCGATCCTTGGGCGCGAAATCATAATAGAAACCATCGTCGGTCGCCGGGCCGAAGGTGATCTGCGTGCCGGGGAACAGCGCCTGCACCGCTTCGGCCAGCACATGGGCGAAATCGTGGCGCGCCAGTTCCAGCGCGTCGGCCTCGTCCTTCGCCGTCACCAGCGCCAGCTGCGAATCCTGTTCCAGCGGGCGCATGATGTCGCGCAGCTCGCCGTCTACCTTTGCGGCGATCGCCGCCTTGGCCAGGCCCGGCCCGATCGCCGCTGCAATGTCCGCCGGAGTAGTGCCGGGCGCGACTTCACGCACGGAACCATCGGGCAGGGTGATCTTGAGCATGGCGGACACGGGGGGTCTTTCTGTGAAATGTTCAGGTTGCGCGGCCGAAAAAGCCGCGCCTTCCCCATAAATGGGCGGTCTGCCCTGTCAATAGAAGCCCTCTTGCCAAGAGTCACCCAGGGGCGCATGTTTTATGTGCTGATATATCATTATCAGCACAGGAGGGACTTATGGCTTTGAGCTTTGCAAAATCCCGTGGCGCGCCGGATGAAGCGCCGATGGGCGAGATGAACACGACGCCGCTGATCGACGTCATGCTCGTGCTGCTGATCATGTTCATCATCACCATCCCGATCCAGACCCACAGCGTGGGCATCAACCTGCCCCAGGCGCCGGTCGATACCAGCCTGCCCCAACCCGATCCGATCAAGAACAAGGTGACGATCGACGCATCGGGCGTGGTTCGCTGGAACGGCATGGCGGTCGATGCCCTGACGCTGCGCCGCTATCTCGCCCAGACGCTGGCTCTGCCGGTCGAGCCGGAACTGCAATTCCAGCCGGATGCTGCCGCCCGCTATCTGGTGGTCGACCAGACCCTGGCCGACATCCGCCGTTCCGGCGTCACCAAGCTCGGCTTTGTCGGTAATGAGCGCTATGGCCAGTTCTGACAAGGATACACGATAAAATGTAAAGGTAAGTTGACTCATTGCTTCCTGCTTCTGTAAAGGACACTTGACCCTTTCAGAGCAGGAGGCACGAGTCATGATCGCCCCGGAACCCATCCACCCCTTTCCCTGGCGCATCTGCGCGGCCGCCGCGCTGTTCACGGTGCTGATGGTCGCCGCTGCCGTCGCCGCCAATATTTTCACCATCAGCGGCAACGGCAAATTGCCGCTGATGGTGCCGGGCCTGCTGGCGCTGGGCTGGCTCATCTGGGAAGCGATGCGGCTGGCGCGGGGCGTGCCCGGATCGGCGATCGCCCGCTATATCGGCCGGGTCGTGCCGCTGATGATCGCCAATATCGTCACCGTGGTCGCGGCCATCACCATCCAGCGCGAATGGCATCCGGCGGGCATCTGGGCCGTGCTCGTCGCCTTGCTGCCGGCGCCGCCACTGATCGGCTTCATCTGGGCGATGGGACGCCTTCTGGTGGAGGAGAGCGACGAATATCTGCGCATGGTCCATGCCCGGCGCGCTCTGATCGCGGCCGGTTTCATGCTGGTGATCACCACCGTCTGGGGCCTACTCGAAGGATCGGGCCTTGCCCCCCATGCGCCCGCCTATGCCGCCTTCATCCTGTGGAACCTGGGCCTGTTGCTGGCGCCGATCCTGCCTGGTGGCCGCGCATGAAGAACCGGCTCAAGGTCTTGCGGGCGGAACGCGACTGGAACCAGAGCGATCTCGCCGCCCAGCTCGGCATTTCGCGCCAGAGCGTCAACGCGATCGAGACCGGCAAATATGACCCCTCGCTCCCGCTCGCCTTCCGCATCGCCGACCTGTTCGGTCTGAAGATCGAGGATATCTTCCTGCGCGACTGACTCAGGCGATCAGCAGCCGGGCTTCTGCGTCCATCTGTTGCAGGAAGGAGAGTGGGCCGCCGACTTCTACACTTGTGGGCAGGGTGTCGGCGGATAGCCCAGATAGTGCAAGGCCGCTCTGGCAGGCGATCATTGCGACGCCCATGTCCAGCGCTTCGTTCACCAATTCGGCGAGCGTAGGCAGGCCTGCCGCATGATGCGCATCATCCTGTGGTGCAGCCATTGGACGTGCTAATAGGCCGACGGCATCCAGTTGCAGGAACAGGCTGGCCGCGCCGCCTAACGCTGCCTGCGCCGTCGCGATCACCAATGCGCCGCGCAGTCGCTCCGCATCGGCCGTCATGACGACGATCCTCAGTGCGCGCATAGTTCCGCCGCGCAACCTGGGCAGGTCGGATCCTTGGGCACGGCCAGCGTGCGGAACCGCATCGCCAGCAGGTCCGCGATCAACAATTGCCCCGCCATGTCGGCGCCGAAGGGCACCAGCGCCCGGATCACCTCCAGCGCGGCCAGACTGCCCATCACCCCGGTCAGCGCGCCGATCACGCCGGTTTCCGAACAATTGCGCTCGGGCGCGTCGACCGGGCTGCCCACCAGGCAGCGATAGCAGGGCTTGTACTTCTCCCAGCCGCGATAGGTGGCGAGTTGTCCCTCGAACGGGCCGACCGCCGCCGACACCAGCGGCATGCGCAGCGCCTGCGCGGCATCGGCCACCACCAGCCGGGTGGCGAAACTGTCGCACCCGTCCAGCACGACGTCGGCCTCGCGCAGCAGCATCGCGGCATTGTCCGCATTGATACGCGCGTTGATCGGGATCAGCTTGATATCGGGATTGATCCGGGCGACCGCCGCCATCGCCGCTTCCGCTTTGGGCGTGCCGATCTCGGCGGTGCCGAACAATATCTGTCGCTGCAAATTGGACAGGGCGACGGCGTCATCGTCGATCACCCGGATCGTGCCGACGCCGGCGGCCGCCAGATAGAGGATGGCCGGACTGCCGATACCGCCCGCGCCGATCACCGCCACATCGGCCGACAGCAGCCTGGCCTGGCCGGCGCCGCCAATTTCCTTCAGCACGATATGGCGGGCATAGCGCTCCAGTTGGTCGTCGCTCAGCGTCACGGCGCATCCGACCAGAGGAAGCGTACCTGCGAGCGCATCCACACCGGTTCGGCCGAGCCGGTCTTGGGGAAGCTGCGGCCGAGCGAACTTAGAATGCGGTTACTGACGAATTTTTCCACGCCCGGGCAACTGGCATTGACAGGGGCGATCTTCATCAGCTTGCCGTCCCCGCTCAGCAGGAACAGCATGTCCATTTCCAGATATTGCGATCCCTGGCGATTGACCGCACCGCTGCACGCGCCACGCCGATAGAGCTTGGCGACCTCTTCGGACCATTGCGGCGAATTCTTGCGCCCCAGCCAGTCGGGAATTTCCGGTACTTCGCTCAGATCCTGCGGCATGGGTTGCGCAGCCTGCGGCGTGGCGGCGGCAAGCATCAGCGAAAGCAGTGGCGTCATCATGATGGTCACACTCCCGTAGAACCGAAGCCGCCCTGTCCCCGGACGGTATCATCGAGCATATCGACCTCGACGAAGCTCGCAAGCTGAACCGGCGCGACCACCAGTTGCGCGATGCGATCGCCCCGCTTGATCGGGAAGGGATCGGCGCCATGATTGATCAGCAGCACCTTGAGTTCGCCGCGATAATCGGCGTCGATCGTGCCGGGGGCGTTGGGCAGGGTGATGCCATGTTTCAGCGCCAGGCCGGACCGCGGCCGCACCTGAATCTCATAGCCTTCGGGGATAGCCAGCGCGAAACCGGTCGCGACCGGATGGCGATCGCCGGGGTTGAGGATGATCTCCTCGGCTGACACCACATCCATGCCGGCGGCGTGCGCGGTGGCATAGGCGGGGACGGGCAGGCCCTCGCCATTGGGCAGGCGCATGAGCTGGATATCAATCGGCGGCAGCGGAGAGGGCATTGGCAACCTTTTCGATGAGTTTGGTGGCGACATCGCTCTTGGCCATGGCGGCCCAGCTTTCGATGCCGGTGGATGTGACGATCTGGACGCTGTTGCTGTCGCCACCCATCACGTCGCCCGACACATCATTGGCGACGATCCAGTCGGCGCCCTTGCGGGTCAGCTTGGCCTGCGCATGTTCGGCGATCTTCTGCGTCTCGGCGGCAAAGCCGATCAGCAGGCGGGGGCGGCGGGCATGATGGCCCAGCGTTGCCAATATGTCGGGATTCTCGACCAGCGCGAGCGGCGCGGGCTGGCCGGAGCCATCCTTCTTCAGCTTCTGCTCGGCGGCGTCGGCGGTACGCCAGTCGGCGACGGCGGCAACCATGATCGCGACATCGGCGGGCAGCGCGTCCTCGACTGCGGCCAACATCTCGCATGCAGTCTCGACATCGATGCGGTCGACCCCTGCGGGCGTCGGCAGATGCACGGGGCCCGCCACTAAAGTCACCTTCGCCCCGGCACGCGCAGCGGCGGCGGCGATGGCAAAGCCCTGCTTGCCCGAAGACCGATTGGCGATGTAGCGCACCGGATCGATCGGCTCATGGGTCGGCCCGGCTGTCACCAATATATGCCGTCCGGTCAGCGGTTCATCTGCGCCCGCGAAATCAGGCTGAACCGCCAGCGGATCGGGCAGGGGAGGGGCAGCCAACAGGCGCCCGATTTCCGCCGCAATCGCTTCCGGCTCGGGCAGGCGGCCCTTGCCATATTCGCCGCAGGCCATCTCGCCATCGTCGGGCGTCATGATGTGGACGCCATCGGCATGGAGTTGCGCCAGGTTCCGCTGCGTTGCCTTGTGGTGCCACATGCGCACATTCATCGCCGGTACCGCCAGCACCGGCTTGTCGGTAGCGAGCAGGATGGTGGTGGCAAGATCATCGGCGATGCCCGCCGCCATCTTCGCCAGGATATTGGCGGTGGCCGGCGCGACGACGATCAGGTCCGCCTGCCGCGACAACTGGATATGGCCGATCTCGCGTTCCTCCTTGAGGTCGAACATGTCGCCATAGACATGATCCTCGGTCAGCACGCCCAGGCTCAGCGGCGTGACAAACTGCTGCGCGCTTTGGGTCAGCACCGCCCGCACGGCGATGCCGCGCTTGCGCAACTGGCGCACCAGTTCCAGCGACTTATAGGCCGCAATGCCGCCGGAGACGATGAGAAGGACACGCTGGGTCATGGCCAACATTTGGTCGTGCGACCGGGACTTGTCCAGCCCGGTCGCCGACTTAGAAGAAGGTCGTGGCGGCGGCCATCGCCCCGGCGCCGATCGCCGCCGCCAGCAGCGCAAC
Encoded here:
- the dut gene encoding dUTP diphosphatase; the encoded protein is MPSPLPPIDIQLMRLPNGEGLPVPAYATAHAAGMDVVSAEEIILNPGDRHPVATGFALAIPEGYEIQVRPRSGLALKHGITLPNAPGTIDADYRGELKVLLINHGADPFPIKRGDRIAQLVVAPVQLASFVEVDMLDDTVRGQGGFGSTGV
- a CDS encoding helix-turn-helix transcriptional regulator, with product MKNRLKVLRAERDWNQSDLAAQLGISRQSVNAIETGKYDPSLPLAFRIADLFGLKIEDIFLRD
- a CDS encoding zinc-binding dehydrogenase, giving the protein MSDITGLHLLSTLAPDGRLTVALAEQTLPAPTGSQVVLRVEAAPINPSDLGLLLGSADVEHAEYGDGYLVAQMPEASMRVMASRLGEAMPVGNEGAGTVIAAGEAPEAQALLGRRVTCVPGGMYAQYRLVDARACMVLPDGATAEQGASAFVNPMTALGFVETMRAEGHKALVHTAAASNLGQMLVKICQADDIPLVNIVRSPAQVALLRDLGARHVLDSTADDFAELLVAALTETGATIAFDAIGGGSLVSRILGAMEQVASAGAVYSRYGSATMKQAYIYGALDLSPTLLTRSFGFSWRVGGWLLTPFLAQAGAETVERMRARVRDNLTGLFASHYKARLSLRDALTRDAVLAYNARRTGEKYLIVPNPA
- the coaBC gene encoding bifunctional phosphopantothenoylcysteine decarboxylase/phosphopantothenate--cysteine ligase CoaBC → MTQRVLLIVSGGIAAYKSLELVRQLRKRGIAVRAVLTQSAQQFVTPLSLGVLTEDHVYGDMFDLKEEREIGHIQLSRQADLIVVAPATANILAKMAAGIADDLATTILLATDKPVLAVPAMNVRMWHHKATQRNLAQLHADGVHIMTPDDGEMACGEYGKGRLPEPEAIAAEIGRLLAAPPLPDPLAVQPDFAGADEPLTGRHILVTAGPTHEPIDPVRYIANRSSGKQGFAIAAAAARAGAKVTLVAGPVHLPTPAGVDRIDVETACEMLAAVEDALPADVAIMVAAVADWRTADAAEQKLKKDGSGQPAPLALVENPDILATLGHHARRPRLLIGFAAETQKIAEHAQAKLTRKGADWIVANDVSGDVMGGDSNSVQIVTSTGIESWAAMAKSDVATKLIEKVANALSAAAD
- a CDS encoding GNAT family N-acetyltransferase, producing MTIRDASPADAPAIAAIYNDAVVNTTAIWNEHQVDAANRRAWLTERQGQGYPVLVAVDALGDVVGYAAFGDWRAWDGYRNTVEHSVYVRADQRGAGIGKTLMLALIDRARTIGKHVMVAGIEAGNIGSIRLHEQLGFTQVGLLPQVGMKFGRWLDLAFLQLTLDARATPDTSLID
- a CDS encoding DsrE family protein, whose amino-acid sequence is MRALRIVVMTADAERLRGALVIATAQAALGGAASLFLQLDAVGLLARPMAAPQDDAHHAAGLPTLAELVNEALDMGVAMIACQSGLALSGLSADTLPTSVEVGGPLSFLQQMDAEARLLIA
- the infC gene encoding translation initiation factor IF-3, whose protein sequence is MMRRPLAPPPKSGPRYNEFITVPKVRVIDDEGENLGVMFTQEAIEQAADVGLDLVEVSPNADPPVCKFLDIGKFKYEAQKKANIARKTQKTQELKEIKMRPNIDDHDYDTKMKKVHDFIGDGDKVKITLRFRGRELSHQQLGMNLLQRVAENVAEIAKVEAYPRMEGRQMLMVLSPK
- a CDS encoding HesA/MoeB/ThiF family protein, which codes for MTLSDDQLERYARHIVLKEIGGAGQARLLSADVAVIGAGGIGSPAILYLAAAGVGTIRVIDDDAVALSNLQRQILFGTAEIGTPKAEAAMAAVARINPDIKLIPINARINADNAAMLLREADVVLDGCDSFATRLVVADAAQALRMPLVSAAVGPFEGQLATYRGWEKYKPCYRCLVGSPVDAPERNCSETGVIGALTGVMGSLAALEVIRALVPFGADMAGQLLIADLLAMRFRTLAVPKDPTCPGCAAELCAH
- a CDS encoding ExbD/TolR family protein; the encoded protein is MALSFAKSRGAPDEAPMGEMNTTPLIDVMLVLLIMFIITIPIQTHSVGINLPQAPVDTSLPQPDPIKNKVTIDASGVVRWNGMAVDALTLRRYLAQTLALPVEPELQFQPDAAARYLVVDQTLADIRRSGVTKLGFVGNERYGQF
- the thrS gene encoding threonine--tRNA ligase; protein product: MLKITLPDGSVREVAPGTTPADIAAAIGPGLAKAAIAAKVDGELRDIMRPLEQDSQLALVTAKDEADALELARHDFAHVLAEAVQALFPGTQITFGPATDDGFYYDFAPKDRPFTEEDLPAIEAEMRKIIAANKPLRREVIARDTLIAQWEAAGETFKAQWAAELPQGEELTVYHSGDGWYDMCRGPHLASTGKLDPAAFKLTRVSGAYWRGDQKNAMLSRIYGTGWLNKKQLNEHLTRLEEAGKRDHRKLGAEMDLFHLQQEAHGSVFWHPKGYLIWRELEAYMRRAIDDAGYREVKTPQVMDARQWEQSGHWGKYRENMFVIPDEVPNVADEGPLVSDDVDWMALKPMNCPAHILIFKQGIKSYRDLPLRFYENGCCHRNEPHGALHGLMRVRQFTQDDAHIFCREDQIVEEVRAFCALADRIYRDFGFTYSIKLALRPEKRFGTEEMWDKAEEELRNAVAAAGLNTPEYGWEELPGEGAFYAPKLEWHLTDAIGRTWQVGTIQSDRVLPERLDASYIAEDGERHRPVMLHRAIFGSYERFIGILIEHYAGKFPLWLAPVQAVVATIVSDADTYALDVVEKLRAAGIRAEADVRNEKINYKVREHSLGKVPNLLVVGRREAEEGTVALRELGKDGQTMLSLSEVIARLEKEGRAPDMD